In the Haloferula helveola genome, one interval contains:
- a CDS encoding CDP-alcohol phosphatidyltransferase family protein: MKPKVTCYSGGEGRFMEWSQQCRAKLLGPMLARCAEAGLHANHITLSSLLAGLAFVPAVMFGLPGLALAMLALHVMLDGLDGPLARFRGQASNRGSFTDTMADQLVVTASTLAMVQSGHAAAWPGGLYVFLYALVVGFALVRNALNEPYSWLFRPRFVIFGWFAVEFYFLPGSLDTALWIASAALGIKAITGFIRIRRRM, encoded by the coding sequence ATGAAACCGAAAGTCACCTGCTACTCCGGCGGCGAAGGCCGCTTCATGGAATGGTCGCAGCAATGCCGGGCCAAGCTGCTCGGCCCGATGCTCGCACGCTGCGCCGAAGCCGGCCTGCACGCCAATCACATCACGCTCTCGTCCCTGCTCGCCGGGCTGGCATTCGTGCCGGCGGTGATGTTCGGCCTGCCCGGACTTGCCCTGGCGATGCTCGCACTCCACGTCATGCTCGATGGTCTCGATGGACCGCTCGCGCGATTCCGCGGGCAGGCGTCGAACCGCGGTTCGTTCACCGACACGATGGCCGACCAGCTCGTCGTGACAGCCAGCACGCTGGCGATGGTCCAGAGCGGCCACGCTGCGGCATGGCCGGGCGGGCTCTACGTTTTCCTCTACGCACTCGTTGTCGGCTTCGCCCTCGTCCGCAATGCCCTCAACGAACCCTACAGCTGGCTGTTCCGGCCACGCTTCGTGATCTTCGGTTGGTTCGCAGTCGAATTCTACTTCCTGCCCGGCAGTCTCGACACCGCACTGTGGATCGCCTCCGCCGCGCTCGGGATCAAGGCGATCACCGGCTTCATCCGGATCCGCAGGCGGATGTGA
- a CDS encoding zinc ribbon domain-containing protein produces the protein MKKTIGGIGAGLKAVAKSLVTPATRFQVGDNPLLCPICRHDEFDRREMLMNTSGMSFMNMDWLNSSACALVCQKCKHIELFAETPSERSV, from the coding sequence ATGAAGAAGACCATTGGAGGTATTGGAGCGGGCCTTAAAGCCGTAGCCAAGTCGCTAGTAACCCCAGCGACGCGATTTCAGGTGGGAGACAATCCTCTCCTCTGTCCGATCTGTCGACATGACGAGTTTGATCGTCGAGAGATGCTTATGAACACCAGTGGCATGAGCTTCATGAATATGGATTGGCTCAACAGTTCCGCTTGCGCCTTAGTCTGTCAGAAGTGCAAGCACATCGAATTGTTCGCTGAAACGCCTTCCGAACGGTCGGTCTAG
- a CDS encoding mechanosensitive ion channel family protein — protein sequence MAVLILGLPLLRAQNPAEELATGDSKPPIPEDLVIPTDIEVTDKAIRERLLSIYSQMDELKTLEVDALAGVVTLRGTAREAEDIEVAVALAEKTEGVVFVRNRIERQLDVESRLSPAMEKAHSLWRAGVRAAPLFLIAVISALVMWAIGRWLAGRKSFWSRFGLSPLGLGLLQRTIRMAFLLIGITIGLEILDATALAGALLGVAGVVGIALGFAFRNIVENYLAGVLLSMRNPFSPGDVVEVGGSKGKVIRLTSRDTVLMTPDGNHLRIPNRLFMDSELLNLTRNPRRRFDFAVGVSVEQDLVATRELGLETVSSVTGVLDDPAPWAVVEELGDSTVNLRFFAWLDQRDSDFLKTRSEAIRRIKETFDDAGIEMPEPIYRVHLTEKKNEPAQAAAKGPMRSSTSAAARTATDTGADDTLDRQIELSEAGAKEENLLSDKE from the coding sequence GTGGCGGTCCTCATTCTTGGCCTTCCGCTCCTGCGCGCTCAGAACCCTGCGGAGGAACTGGCTACCGGAGATTCCAAGCCCCCCATCCCGGAGGACCTCGTGATCCCGACCGACATCGAGGTCACGGACAAGGCGATCCGCGAGCGACTGCTCTCGATCTATTCGCAGATGGATGAATTGAAGACGCTGGAGGTCGACGCTCTCGCAGGCGTGGTCACGCTGCGCGGCACGGCGCGGGAAGCGGAGGATATCGAGGTCGCCGTGGCACTCGCTGAAAAGACCGAAGGCGTCGTCTTCGTGCGCAACCGCATCGAACGACAGCTCGATGTCGAGTCGCGGCTCTCACCGGCGATGGAAAAGGCCCACTCGCTGTGGCGAGCGGGAGTGCGCGCCGCCCCGCTTTTCCTGATCGCCGTCATCAGTGCGCTCGTGATGTGGGCCATCGGTCGCTGGCTGGCGGGCCGGAAGTCGTTCTGGTCACGATTCGGTCTCAGCCCCCTCGGTCTCGGACTGCTCCAACGCACCATCCGGATGGCCTTCCTGCTGATCGGCATCACGATCGGCCTCGAGATCCTCGACGCCACCGCCCTCGCGGGGGCGCTGCTCGGGGTGGCAGGGGTCGTCGGGATTGCCTTGGGCTTCGCCTTCCGCAACATTGTGGAGAACTACCTCGCCGGCGTGCTGCTCAGCATGCGCAACCCGTTTTCCCCCGGCGACGTGGTCGAGGTCGGTGGCAGCAAGGGGAAGGTCATCCGATTGACTTCGCGGGACACCGTGCTGATGACCCCCGACGGCAATCACCTGCGGATTCCGAACCGCCTCTTCATGGATTCCGAACTCCTGAACCTGACCCGCAACCCGCGCCGCAGGTTCGACTTCGCCGTCGGTGTCTCGGTCGAACAGGACCTCGTCGCGACGCGCGAGCTCGGCCTTGAAACCGTCAGCTCGGTGACCGGTGTCCTCGATGATCCCGCGCCGTGGGCGGTCGTCGAGGAACTCGGGGACAGCACGGTGAATCTCCGTTTCTTCGCGTGGCTCGATCAAAGGGACTCGGACTTCCTGAAGACCCGCAGCGAGGCGATCCGTCGGATCAAGGAGACCTTCGACGACGCCGGGATCGAAATGCCGGAGCCGATCTACCGGGTCCATCTCACCGAGAAGAAAAACGAGCCCGCCCAAGCGGCAGCAAAAGGTCCGATGAGAAGCTCGACTTCCGCAGCGGCGCGGACGGCGACCGACACGGGGGCCGACGACACCCTCGACCGCCAGATCGAGTTGTCCGAAGCCGGAGCGAAGGAAGAGAACCTGCTCAGCGACAAGGAATAG
- a CDS encoding reverse transcriptase domain-containing protein, protein MESGWTEGRRHVVDCDLKSFFDTVNHDRLMEALREKVGCRVTLGLIRRYLTAGVVLPDGTREATPLGVPQGGPLSPLLANIVLDPLDKELEARGHKFARYADDFLVMVRSAKAAGRVMASLARFCEGRLKLVVNRAKSRCTRLGFCEFLGYAMDRKGRLVWTDKALHRFKERVRGITRRNRGHAVRDVIGELRRYVLGWLNYYKLSNTYTVIERLAEWVRRRVRLYYWKQWKQPRTRRRQLLALGIDPAEVHKASRSRKGYWRMSQMSLVRHALNNRWLEEQGVPDMRATWIKLHYGPLARV, encoded by the coding sequence ATGGAGTCCGGCTGGACGGAAGGCCGCCGCCACGTCGTGGACTGCGACCTGAAATCGTTCTTCGACACGGTCAACCACGACCGGTTGATGGAAGCGCTGCGGGAGAAGGTCGGGTGTCGCGTGACGCTCGGGCTGATCCGTCGCTACCTGACCGCCGGGGTGGTGCTGCCGGACGGCACGCGGGAGGCCACGCCCCTCGGGGTGCCTCAAGGCGGGCCGCTGTCGCCTTTGCTCGCCAACATCGTGCTCGACCCGCTCGACAAGGAACTGGAGGCACGCGGCCACAAGTTCGCGAGATACGCCGACGACTTCCTTGTCATGGTGAGGAGCGCGAAGGCGGCGGGCCGGGTGATGGCAAGCCTGGCCCGCTTCTGCGAAGGACGGCTCAAACTGGTGGTCAACCGCGCCAAGAGCCGCTGCACCCGGCTGGGCTTCTGCGAATTCCTCGGCTATGCCATGGACCGCAAGGGCCGGCTGGTGTGGACGGACAAGGCGCTGCACCGCTTCAAGGAGCGCGTGCGCGGGATCACCCGACGCAACCGGGGCCACGCCGTGCGGGACGTCATCGGCGAACTGCGCCGGTATGTCCTCGGCTGGCTCAACTACTACAAGCTAAGTAACACCTACACGGTGATCGAACGGCTTGCGGAATGGGTCAGGCGAAGGGTGAGGTTGTACTACTGGAAACAGTGGAAGCAGCCGCGCACGCGGCGTCGACAGCTTCTCGCTCTGGGCATTGACCCGGCGGAGGTGCACAAGGCGTCGCGGAGCCGGAAAGGCTACTGGCGGATGAGCCAGATGTCACTGGTGCGACACGCACTCAACAATCGTTGGCTTGAGGAACAAGGGGTGCCCGACATGAGGGCGACATGGATCAAGCTCCACTACGGGCCACTGGCCCGGGTCTGA
- a CDS encoding arylsulfatase, with the protein MSRPPRMVTAILGSIILSLGSAFAAEKPNIVLINADDLGYGDLGCYGATKLKTPNIDRLATEGRRFTDAHSPSAVCSPSRYGLLTGSYPLRKNLWGPVPLREPLTVEVGSMTLASLLKEAGYDTACFGKWHIGFGEKEPDWNGELKPGPLELGFDTYFGIPSVNSGPPFVYVENHRVFGADPEDPFQYGKPSVAKRMPEKGGYGAIGGGEAAHKLYVDKRIGTTLKERAVDWLKGRSDERPFFLYLATTNIHHPFTPADRFVGTSECGRYGDFVHELDWIVGEVLAAVEARGATDNTLVVFTSDNGGMLNVTAQKAWKAGHRINGDLLGFKFGAWEGGHRVPMVVRWPGKVPAGTTSDTLISQIDLLATFAEITGRKLKEGEGPDSIGQLENLTGASPKPLRETLVISPNSPKHLGIRHRQWVYIPQRGSGGFQGRKPGEHLLAGPPGLAFAGRPNSDIVDGKYRADAPMAQLYNLEEDPAQSTNVIADHPEVVAELETILKRYRAMVPKGPRIGWINLKQ; encoded by the coding sequence ATGAGTCGCCCGCCACGCATGGTTACCGCGATCCTCGGTTCGATCATCCTGTCGCTGGGTTCAGCCTTCGCTGCCGAGAAGCCCAACATCGTCCTGATCAATGCGGATGACCTCGGCTACGGAGATCTCGGTTGCTATGGCGCGACCAAACTCAAGACGCCGAACATCGACCGGCTCGCGACGGAGGGCCGGCGATTCACGGATGCGCATTCGCCATCGGCAGTGTGTTCGCCGTCGCGCTACGGACTGCTGACCGGCAGCTACCCGCTGCGCAAGAACCTGTGGGGGCCGGTTCCGCTTCGTGAGCCGCTGACGGTCGAGGTTGGCAGCATGACCTTGGCGTCATTGCTGAAGGAGGCGGGCTACGACACCGCGTGCTTCGGCAAGTGGCACATCGGGTTCGGGGAGAAGGAGCCGGACTGGAATGGCGAACTGAAGCCGGGGCCGCTCGAGCTGGGCTTCGATACCTACTTCGGCATCCCCTCGGTGAACAGCGGACCGCCGTTCGTGTACGTCGAGAACCACCGGGTTTTCGGAGCGGACCCCGAGGACCCTTTCCAATACGGCAAGCCGTCGGTCGCCAAGCGGATGCCGGAGAAGGGCGGCTACGGTGCGATCGGTGGTGGCGAGGCGGCGCACAAGCTCTACGTCGACAAGCGGATCGGAACCACGCTGAAGGAACGCGCGGTCGATTGGCTGAAGGGACGGTCCGACGAGCGCCCGTTTTTCCTCTATCTCGCGACCACCAACATCCATCACCCGTTCACGCCGGCCGACCGGTTCGTCGGTACCAGCGAGTGCGGCCGATACGGCGACTTCGTTCATGAATTGGACTGGATCGTCGGCGAGGTGCTTGCCGCGGTCGAGGCGCGCGGGGCGACCGACAACACGCTGGTCGTTTTCACCAGCGACAACGGCGGCATGCTCAACGTCACGGCGCAGAAGGCGTGGAAGGCGGGGCACAGGATCAATGGCGACCTGCTGGGATTCAAGTTTGGTGCGTGGGAAGGCGGCCACCGGGTGCCGATGGTCGTCAGGTGGCCGGGAAAGGTTCCCGCCGGGACCACATCGGACACCCTGATCAGCCAGATCGACCTGCTGGCGACCTTTGCCGAGATCACCGGCCGCAAGCTGAAGGAGGGCGAGGGGCCCGACAGCATCGGCCAACTGGAGAATCTGACCGGGGCCAGCCCGAAGCCGCTGCGTGAAACGCTCGTGATCAGCCCGAACAGCCCGAAGCACCTGGGCATCCGCCACCGGCAATGGGTCTACATCCCGCAGCGCGGGTCGGGCGGGTTCCAAGGTAGGAAGCCGGGCGAGCATCTGCTCGCCGGACCGCCGGGTCTGGCTTTCGCCGGCAGGCCGAACTCCGACATCGTCGACGGCAAGTATCGTGCCGACGCGCCGATGGCCCAGCTCTACAACCTTGAGGAGGACCCGGCTCAGAGCACGAATGTCATCGCGGATCACCCGGAGGTGGTCGCGGAGTTGGAGACGATCCTGAAGCGCTACCGTGCGATGGTTCCGAAAGGACCTCGGATCGGTTGGATCAATCTGAAGCAGTGA
- the lepB gene encoding signal peptidase I, with translation MRLCTLAAILSSGLITSCTKSELRYESASMEPSITRGELITIEPAAYRGSKPARWDVVLFEAPTGSGGSWASRIAGLPGETVNFRDGSLLIDGELVERPAHVAIAGFHAPDGDLSPAAPGPVSFPFKIPAGSYFVLGDNVDNALDSRYWGGLDEAKILGKVAGK, from the coding sequence ATGCGCCTTTGCACCTTGGCCGCGATTCTCTCATCGGGCCTGATCACTTCATGCACCAAGAGCGAGCTGCGATACGAATCGGCGAGCATGGAGCCGTCAATCACGCGAGGCGAACTGATTACGATCGAGCCAGCAGCATACCGTGGCTCGAAGCCTGCACGATGGGACGTTGTGTTGTTCGAGGCACCCACCGGAAGTGGTGGTAGTTGGGCGTCGAGGATTGCCGGCTTGCCGGGAGAGACTGTCAACTTCCGCGACGGATCCCTTTTGATCGACGGAGAGCTTGTGGAGCGTCCAGCCCACGTAGCGATAGCAGGTTTCCACGCCCCTGATGGTGACTTGAGTCCTGCAGCACCGGGTCCGGTGTCGTTCCCATTCAAGATCCCTGCCGGGAGCTACTTTGTCCTCGGCGACAACGTTGATAACGCTCTGGACAGTCGCTACTGGGGCGGGCTCGATGAAGCCAAGATCCTGGGCAAGGTTGCGGGCAAGTAG
- a CDS encoding sulfatase-like hydrolase/transferase, which produces MRLLTIFYLACLHLAAAAERPNVVLLMADDLGWGDVGFNGGKIIETPSLDAMAESGMVFERFYSAAPVCSPTRGSCLTGRHPFRYGVYFANKGHLRAPEITLPELLGKLGYATGHFGKWHLGTLSAEFSGKGKGRAPEKNHMTPGMAGFDQWFSTEYSVATWDPYDPKNKHGGGEYDTRRLFWHNGENVTEPQKGDSARIVMDRAVPFIEKAVKAEKPFFTVIWFHAPHSPVVGGPEYRKRYAEHPVPNQHYYACVTAMDEQIGRLRKTLRDLGVADNTLVTFCSDNGPARQGDAEHVGSPGPFRGFKTTLWEGGVRVPAVIEWPGKIEAGSRTKSTAVTSDYLPTLLDIVDLPVPEDRPIDGISLLSVFEGNDAPRSEPIGFQSSRQRVWMDGDLKLITTNDGKKWELYDLGKDPSEKTDIAAEHPEKVKAMTEALDDWRASCKHSDQGGDYPKAEKAGGE; this is translated from the coding sequence ATGCGATTGCTGACGATCTTTTATCTCGCCTGCCTTCACCTTGCCGCCGCGGCCGAGCGGCCGAATGTCGTGCTGCTGATGGCGGACGACCTCGGCTGGGGCGATGTCGGTTTCAATGGCGGGAAGATCATCGAGACACCGTCGCTCGACGCGATGGCGGAAAGCGGGATGGTGTTCGAGCGGTTCTATTCGGCGGCGCCGGTGTGTTCGCCGACGCGCGGCTCGTGCCTGACCGGGCGGCATCCTTTCCGCTACGGGGTCTATTTCGCCAACAAGGGTCACCTGAGGGCGCCGGAGATCACGCTGCCCGAGTTGCTGGGCAAGCTCGGCTACGCGACAGGGCACTTCGGCAAGTGGCACCTCGGCACGCTCTCCGCCGAGTTCTCCGGAAAAGGGAAAGGGCGGGCACCGGAGAAGAATCACATGACTCCCGGCATGGCGGGCTTCGACCAATGGTTTTCCACCGAGTATTCGGTCGCGACCTGGGATCCCTACGACCCGAAGAACAAACACGGAGGCGGCGAGTACGATACCCGCCGTTTGTTCTGGCACAACGGCGAGAACGTCACCGAGCCGCAGAAGGGTGACAGCGCCCGGATCGTGATGGACCGCGCGGTGCCGTTCATCGAGAAGGCGGTGAAGGCGGAGAAGCCGTTCTTCACGGTCATCTGGTTCCACGCGCCGCACAGTCCGGTGGTCGGCGGTCCGGAGTATCGCAAGCGCTACGCCGAGCACCCGGTGCCGAACCAGCACTACTACGCCTGTGTGACCGCGATGGACGAGCAGATCGGGAGACTGAGGAAGACGTTGCGGGATCTCGGCGTGGCCGACAACACGCTGGTGACCTTCTGTTCCGACAATGGTCCGGCGCGGCAGGGGGATGCCGAGCATGTCGGATCCCCGGGGCCGTTCCGCGGATTCAAGACGACCTTGTGGGAAGGCGGGGTGCGTGTCCCGGCGGTGATCGAGTGGCCGGGGAAGATCGAGGCGGGCAGTCGCACGAAGTCGACGGCCGTGACCAGCGACTATCTGCCGACGCTGTTGGACATCGTCGACTTGCCGGTGCCCGAGGACCGGCCGATCGACGGCATCTCGCTGCTCTCCGTGTTTGAGGGCAACGATGCGCCGCGATCGGAACCGATCGGATTCCAGTCGAGTCGCCAGCGGGTGTGGATGGACGGAGACCTCAAACTGATCACCACCAACGACGGGAAGAAGTGGGAGCTGTATGATCTTGGCAAGGATCCGTCGGAGAAGACCGACATCGCCGCCGAGCATCCGGAGAAGGTCAAGGCGATGACCGAAGCGCTGGACGACTGGCGTGCGAGTTGCAAGCACTCCGACCAGGGCGGGGACTATCCGAAGGCTGAGAAGGCGGGAGGCGAATGA
- a CDS encoding metallophosphoesterase: MSDSETPMPARRSGAVVSDLHLFARRSRGDRLFAEFEAEAGDIDSLVLNGDTFDFRWSQLPSESATVDAALEWLTSLLERQPRWDVHFVLGNHDCVISFHEGLERLAGDHPRLHCHEHRLRLGELLFLHGDCANQKMDARKLARFRKSWSRDHQRGPTAARLYDVADALGLSHRFHDLYFRQAITTARVAHHLDQVTPGWTEEIRHCYFGHTHRPFRDLVHRGVLFSNTGSAIRNMGFQPLRFEWSLSSPRQSALRP; encoded by the coding sequence ATGTCCGATTCCGAAACTCCGATGCCCGCCCGCCGTTCCGGCGCGGTGGTGTCGGACCTGCATCTCTTCGCCCGGCGCTCGCGGGGCGACCGCTTGTTCGCGGAGTTCGAAGCGGAAGCCGGAGACATCGACTCGCTCGTCCTCAACGGCGACACCTTCGATTTTCGCTGGTCGCAGCTGCCGTCCGAAAGCGCCACGGTCGACGCGGCGCTCGAATGGCTAACTTCGCTTCTCGAAAGGCAGCCGCGCTGGGACGTTCACTTCGTCCTCGGCAACCACGATTGCGTGATCTCGTTTCACGAGGGTCTCGAACGGTTGGCCGGAGATCACCCGCGCCTTCACTGCCATGAGCACCGGCTGCGGCTCGGCGAGTTGCTTTTCCTCCACGGCGATTGCGCCAACCAGAAGATGGACGCCCGCAAGCTGGCGCGCTTCCGCAAGTCATGGAGCCGCGACCACCAGCGCGGACCGACGGCCGCAAGGCTCTACGACGTTGCTGACGCCCTCGGCCTGAGCCACCGCTTTCACGATCTCTACTTCCGCCAGGCGATCACCACGGCGCGCGTCGCCCATCACCTCGATCAGGTGACCCCCGGATGGACCGAGGAAATCCGTCACTGCTACTTCGGCCACACCCACCGACCCTTCCGCGATCTCGTCCACCGCGGCGTACTCTTTTCCAACACCGGCTCGGCCATCCGCAACATGGGCTTCCAACCGCTGCGCTTCGAGTGGTCGCTCTCCTCCCCTCGACAATCCGCCCTGCGACCATGA
- a CDS encoding DUF1206 domain-containing protein, translated as MNTTEQKGWISKLATTGYASKGIVYGAVGVLAAMAAFGTGGSVEGPKGALSEIGSTAWGGILLVLIGVGLLAYGIYRLLGAFADIHSEGQDGSGIAKRLGYFGSGLVHCGLAAYALMGVGGSGSGTEESLTAKALSMPGGALLVGAVGLGIIGAGIYQWVKALTGKYANRFTLDRYTATKRKWIERIAKMGLIARGVIFPLIGFFLIVAATNSDPSQTKGMGEALQTLSGWESGPWLLGLTAIGLVCYGIYCEVLAIYGRWRHSAVR; from the coding sequence ATGAACACGACCGAGCAGAAAGGATGGATCTCCAAGTTGGCGACTACGGGCTATGCCTCGAAGGGCATCGTTTATGGAGCGGTCGGTGTTCTTGCCGCGATGGCCGCATTCGGAACCGGCGGCTCGGTTGAAGGTCCGAAGGGCGCGCTTTCGGAAATCGGGTCGACGGCATGGGGTGGAATTCTGCTCGTGCTGATCGGGGTCGGCCTTCTCGCCTACGGCATCTACCGGCTGCTCGGCGCCTTCGCCGACATCCATTCGGAAGGTCAGGACGGCAGCGGCATTGCGAAAAGGCTCGGCTACTTCGGCAGCGGACTCGTTCACTGCGGACTGGCCGCCTACGCACTCATGGGAGTCGGCGGTAGCGGATCGGGGACCGAAGAATCCCTGACCGCCAAGGCTCTCTCGATGCCCGGCGGCGCCCTGCTCGTCGGCGCGGTCGGCTTGGGAATCATCGGCGCCGGCATTTACCAATGGGTGAAAGCGCTCACCGGGAAATACGCGAACCGCTTCACGCTGGACCGCTACACCGCGACCAAGCGCAAGTGGATCGAACGCATCGCGAAGATGGGACTGATCGCCCGGGGCGTGATCTTTCCGCTCATCGGTTTCTTCCTGATCGTCGCCGCGACGAACAGCGATCCCAGCCAGACCAAGGGAATGGGTGAAGCCCTCCAGACGCTCTCGGGCTGGGAGTCGGGACCGTGGTTGCTCGGTCTCACGGCCATCGGACTGGTCTGCTACGGTATCTACTGCGAGGTCCTGGCGATCTACGGTCGCTGGCGGCACTCGGCGGTCCGCTGA
- a CDS encoding adenylate/guanylate cyclase domain-containing protein, translating into MSIRWKLFLALFLLTAGASALVLFLAEQEFRTSTREEVSKRFDSQISGLLEARSERLAQVRELCSKLAGQDVLRQRLRDPDTTPERGFLEKFEELRGGRETESRVRNPQQGRTARPGRAAELPLMGVITLEGEMLPLGRPLPAQRRRRPPQQLRELARQPSQEVAYVVVENEREGETRSRVQEVVVTPVREDDGTMLGWFFMGMDAQTRDEQVFQRAEAISGREARTGVVVEDEWFVSGLTEADKETLAATRADSGWDDPEPELVELDNERYLLATAPLNPDSPLGRGYQVTLFPIGSLIDAVEDLRWKVAGLALIAAVVAGIVALVLSARFSRPIAALVAGTERVRRGQFDEQVQVRSKDELGKLSDAFNLMTRDLALKERYHEVLGKVSDPTVARRLMEGELELGGEVVEAAVLFCDIRGFTAMTDGMPPSEVIDLLNEHMTALTRVVYEHGGVVDKFVGDLVMAVFGTPQSHGDDALRAARCAVAMLEERRSLDAATSREVAVGIGVAFGPLVAGCMGSSDRLNYTVLGDRVNLAARLCSAAGAGEVLVDSAVAGAAKDEFHVDTRGTASLKGFAERVPMFAIQRGNMSSPQTLGTD; encoded by the coding sequence GTGAGCATCCGCTGGAAGCTGTTCCTCGCTCTCTTCCTCCTCACCGCAGGAGCGAGCGCGCTTGTGCTGTTCCTCGCCGAGCAGGAGTTCCGCACCTCGACGCGCGAGGAGGTTTCCAAGCGGTTCGATAGCCAGATCAGCGGTCTGCTAGAGGCCCGCAGCGAGCGACTCGCACAAGTCCGCGAGCTCTGCTCGAAGCTCGCCGGCCAGGATGTGCTCCGGCAACGCTTGCGCGATCCGGACACCACTCCGGAGCGCGGGTTTCTTGAGAAGTTCGAAGAGCTCCGCGGCGGACGAGAAACGGAATCGAGGGTCCGCAACCCGCAGCAGGGACGAACTGCAAGGCCGGGCCGCGCGGCGGAGCTTCCGCTGATGGGCGTGATCACGCTGGAAGGCGAGATGCTGCCGCTCGGACGACCCCTTCCGGCACAGCGGAGACGGCGGCCGCCACAGCAGCTCCGCGAACTCGCCCGCCAGCCGTCGCAGGAAGTCGCCTACGTGGTGGTGGAGAACGAGCGCGAAGGCGAAACGCGCAGCCGGGTGCAGGAGGTCGTCGTCACGCCCGTGCGGGAGGACGACGGCACGATGCTCGGCTGGTTCTTCATGGGAATGGACGCGCAAACCCGCGACGAGCAGGTCTTCCAAAGGGCCGAAGCGATCTCCGGACGGGAAGCACGCACCGGCGTGGTCGTGGAAGACGAGTGGTTCGTTTCGGGCCTGACGGAGGCCGACAAGGAAACGCTGGCCGCGACGAGAGCGGACAGCGGATGGGACGATCCCGAACCCGAACTCGTCGAGCTCGACAACGAACGCTACCTGCTCGCCACCGCACCGCTCAATCCCGACTCGCCGCTCGGCCGCGGATACCAAGTCACGCTCTTCCCGATCGGCTCGCTCATCGACGCCGTCGAAGACCTGCGCTGGAAGGTGGCCGGCCTCGCGCTGATCGCCGCGGTCGTCGCGGGCATCGTGGCGCTGGTGCTGTCCGCGCGATTCAGCCGCCCAATCGCCGCGTTGGTCGCCGGAACCGAACGCGTTCGGCGCGGTCAATTCGACGAGCAGGTTCAGGTGCGGTCGAAGGACGAACTGGGCAAACTCTCGGACGCCTTCAACCTGATGACCCGCGACCTCGCGCTGAAGGAGCGCTACCACGAGGTGCTCGGAAAGGTCAGCGACCCGACCGTCGCCCGGCGCCTGATGGAAGGCGAACTCGAGCTCGGTGGTGAAGTCGTCGAGGCCGCCGTCCTGTTCTGCGACATCCGTGGCTTTACCGCGATGACCGACGGCATGCCGCCATCCGAGGTGATCGATCTTCTCAACGAACACATGACCGCACTGACACGCGTCGTCTACGAGCACGGCGGCGTGGTCGACAAGTTCGTCGGCGATCTTGTGATGGCGGTCTTCGGCACTCCGCAATCCCACGGCGACGACGCGCTGCGGGCTGCGCGATGTGCGGTGGCGATGCTTGAGGAACGTCGCTCGCTCGATGCGGCGACCTCCCGCGAGGTCGCCGTCGGCATCGGCGTGGCATTCGGCCCGCTGGTCGCGGGCTGCATGGGTTCGAGCGACCGCCTCAACTACACCGTGCTCGGAGACCGCGTGAATCTCGCGGCACGCCTTTGCAGCGCCGCCGGCGCCGGTGAGGTGCTCGTCGACAGCGCCGTAGCCGGAGCCGCCAAGGACGAGTTCCACGTCGACACCCGCGGCACCGCCAGCCTGAAAGGCTTCGCCGAACGCGTGCCGATGTTCGCCATTCAGCGGGGCAACATGTCCAGCCCGCAGACCCTCGGAACGGACTGA
- a CDS encoding type II toxin-antitoxin system RelE/ParE family toxin, which produces MSREILFHSAVQKEIREILDYYEAISEALADDFWTELTEAFDYARSFPKRHHFDPSGRRRSNLKKFPYHFLFRTTDSQVKVTVVRHHSRSPIYGSRRQ; this is translated from the coding sequence ATGAGTAGGGAAATCCTCTTCCACTCCGCCGTTCAAAAGGAGATTCGCGAGATTCTTGATTACTACGAAGCGATTTCTGAAGCACTCGCTGACGATTTCTGGACAGAGCTGACCGAGGCATTCGACTACGCCCGAAGTTTTCCAAAGCGCCACCATTTTGATCCGAGTGGACGGCGCCGCTCCAACCTGAAGAAGTTCCCTTACCACTTCCTGTTTCGGACGACTGACTCCCAGGTCAAGGTAACCGTCGTGCGACACCATTCACGCAGTCCAATCTATGGGAGCCGCCGACAATAG